TCATTTATTTGttgattatttatatatatttatatatttatcaataTCCTGAGTTATCATATAAATGTAGTCgagttaaaagtaaaatatggTTTATGAATAAGAAGCTGAAAAAAAGGCAAAACCCAAGAAAGTCTAAATACTCAAAACGTACTCTACTTGAGttaatgtacttagttactttcaAACATTGCTTTTAAGTTTTAAGATGATGGATTATAAATGTTATCGACTTGATGCTGTAAGTGATTCTATGTTGAGTGATTTAAGTTATTTCCTTCTGCCTCAGCTTTTCATCTGAACGTCCTGCGGCCCTGTGAAGATTTATCTCTTAGATCAGATTATAATCTCTAGAATAAACATCTGTGACGCCACAATTAATTAGATTAAAGTCTTAGTGGAGTGTTGTTCTTTTGGAAAAGGTGGAAATATGTGGAATTCACTCCCATTACCAGCATCAACTCTATTCTATATGGTTTTAGTATAAATACTAAATATTTAATCAATCTTTGGTTTAAGGTTTCATGCTCTTACGATATTTCACGTCTGGAATTATTCTGATTTCCAAACTAAAATGTGAAAACGATGTAGAATCAATATTCACTAAATAGATGATCTCTAACATTTCGTGGACATTTTAATATGTAGTAAATAGAAAGACAATACACATGtttacatacatacagatgTTCCTGCGTATTATTAACTGTGGATATATGAAGATAAACTCttaataactaaatatataatTGATTAACATATGATGTTGGTTCGTTTCACAGGAGGGGGTGCAGCCAAACGTCGTGTTTAAATCTCACTATGGATGAAACTGATCTCCATCATGATCTGAGGAACCTGGGTGACGTCTGACACGAAGAAATAttagacaaaaataaaattctgACTCTTCTTTCGATCAGACTATATCGAAATCCTGCTGCACTcgtcattttgtttgtttaccacGACGTGGggccttttccttttttccatcGTGATAAACTGTGTAGTTCTCGTGTCTCCACTTGTTGAACAAGTGCTTATTAAAAACTCAAGGTGGTTAAGTGACTCTGCCGGAGCAGATAGTTGAGGTGGGAGTGTCTGGGTCATCGCAGTTTACAGAGGTCTCTGAACCGACAGGTAAACAAACTCAGGTGGATCCTAGCGCTGTTCCTGGCACAGCCTCGTCCCCCTCCGCACATCTCTGCGGTGCGCCGGAGAAATGCAGGACTGGAGCCGCTGCGTGATTTATTAAGGAGGGGGTTTGTCACTCTGACAAGACCAGACAGTTTCCTGCACAACGCCTGAACACCGTGTCTTCATTTTGCAAAAGTGAAATCCTGCACAGTGCAGGAGGACGGTGCTGATGTGTGGGTGAACTGTGTGACCTGGGGAAACAGGGCTGTGCTGCATGGACACACATTAAATCAAGATTAAAACGTTTATTTCACTCGATACAGATAATTATCAACAAcgatgttatttatttttcagtttaaaaacagatttttggcTCCatggttgttgttttaaacaaaacgttttacaaatctgaggtcgACTGATTATGTGttttacctcctcactgtgctgctgaATGCATTAACAATATACATCATATTATTTCATTTATGTACAACCTTCgttatattgttattgatgaaaattacatCGTGACAATCACTGTCTTCCAATGTCAAGCACTAACACCTAAAGGCCTGCTGCACATTATGTACATtgtatataacaataataagacAACTGTAAAATTACACCACTTTGATCACAATCTTTACCTCGcatattttatacatatattatctatttctacttttattgtatacaatatttataatattattcacatttttatttacagtttccCCATTCGCTGCTCCTGTGCCATGGTGTATGGATTCTGAATCTCCTCATCAGAGGATCAATAAAAGCAGAATAAAACATGTTGTTCTCtaatttgacttttcttttagATTTGACTGTTTGCATaattagatttgttttaaactctCTCTGTTTGACCATGACCTTAATGgaacaaatacagaaaagatTAACCACAGTAGAATACATTTGGCTCACacgctctcctccctccatgttGAGTCATTATTAAATCTCTACCCGTGAAAACAATTATGCAAAAGCTGTGATTAAAGCTAAGTACAAGTGCAAACTAACTTCCAGAGAGCAGAGATTCATGCTATTCAGCTTCACCCTTCAGGTTGTGTTTGGTGTTCTGAAGGTTAGAGGAACAAATCtgcaaacaacagcaacaaaacaagaaTTAATGGGAAATATGAAACGAAATATTACGATTCGGTTGCTCCAAATCAGTGGATTAATCGCACAAACATTTAATCCCATAATATCGTGTTACATTACCTTAAAACCAAACAAGAGTAACTTCTAGACTTGAATTTTCTGAGcatgtttataaaatataatggAGTTTTATGAAGAGGAAGAATATGACAGTATGGCTCCGCGCAGGCTGCAGGACACGAGTTAGTCAATATGATTATTTGCAAAACGTCTCTCATGCATGAAATCATCGATGCACATATTTTGCGTCATGGAACCGCAGCTTTGCATTTTCTTCTGCATAAATCCGGGAAACGCGTCAGACGCACagaagagcagagtgtgtgggAAATGGTCGAATCCAGTCATGCATGTGGCAAGGAACTATTTCCTGCAGTATGTGACTGGATAACCTACATAATAGACAAATATGTAACGTCCACTGACTTTTTTGTTCATGCACCTGCAGCTATGAATAATGGAGACGGATATTGGTGGAGTGTGGAGGCCCTCCACCAGAGAGCCGTGCCCGGGAGCCTGgactccaccaccaccacccgccGCTGTGTTAGACCAGCAGACGTGTGAGTCAACCTGCTGCTGTCGAAGCTCTCCAGTCCATCGTTACACAATTTGTCAGACAAGTGATGCGTTTCCTTCACAGACGGTCAGAGCTGTTCACCTCGACATGGACGGGTTCGGGCTGGTGTGTGACAGCCGAGGCTCCAGCCAtgcgtggaggaggaggcctgtTAGCACCGGCGTGGCGTGCACGGACAGactgaggaaaaataaatacactggaggaaaaataaatgatatttcTGGTGGTTATTTGTTAAAGTTTGCTTCCAGCACATGAAACAATCCACTGGTCCAGAGCTACATGACGAGATAATGACAAACACATGAGGATTATCTACTTCCTCCCCCTCAACAGGCCcatttgattaaaaaattattactattattgcaATTATTAAATATCTATCACTATTATACCTTTGACACACAGCCTGATATAATTAAAATTATTACAGTACGTTTATTAAAATAATCCCTGATGGGATCTAATCGAATAACTTTGTGATGTGGCAATGTATCCGCCATGTGCTCAATTATTTTGTATcaattttattgttatttcaaGTTGTGTGATATCATTTATCAAATAAACACATGGGATACAAGTATTATTTTTCctcgtgccccccccccccacactaaTCACATGTCTTTGGACATCTCCTAATGgggatgagtgtgtgttcagtggaAGGTGGAGCAGTGGGATGGGACCTCTGCTCCCTCGCTGCTGACCTTCTGTTGTTTCGGCCACCAGAGGCTCCTCAGTGGAAACCAGTTCAGCACGTTTCCCCCCCAACGGTAAACATCATCCCTGAACGCATTAGTGGCCTGGGCAGGGTGGGCAGGGTGGGCAGGTAGGGGGGCCCCGAGCAGCGACACGATGGTTTTTTAAAAACGAGTCcactaataacaataatagtatGCAACATGTATGCAAACATATCTTTGGAGAAGCGTTAATTCACGTCTCTTTAGGAACAGAGTTGTACTTTTACGCACGGTGCAGTTGCAGAGATTTAAGGCCTGAAAATGTGGGAAACGATTAAAGTAAAGTAACAGTGAGTTTACTCTAAAGCCCACATATCTGAGttgagccgagccgagccgtgCCGAGCCGTGCTGGAACAAACAGCCAGACACACCGTGTGTACACTGTGGCCCCTCACGGCAGCCTCGGTGGTTTCCAACAATATTCCAAACTGCACGGCTGCATGGCTGCGCTGTTTGATGTTTACATGCACGTTGATCCCTCCAGGTCGTCGGGAGGATGCAGGTCAGTCACGCACTGTggccttttattttgaaaaaaagaaagaaaacagaaaatatgacACGCGAAAAAACCCAAAGCATGTGTCAAaccaggggagagagagagagagagagagggaaagagagcgaAGGCGCAAAGttatggtgtgtgtttgtttctcgtGTCGGGAAGCAACAAATCTTTCTTATTGCCTGCAAACGGGGGGTTTCTGCGCAGCCGCTCCATGTGTGCAGGCAGGGGCAGTAAAGTTAGACATGATCCCCCCTTTTTTAAAGATATTCCTCTGCAACCTATGAGCCTGGTGTGTAATTTTGTAAAGGTTGGAACCTAAAGGGCAATTAATTTATCATACGTAAGCTCCAGAAACGCTCATATCATAAACGCTTGCTGTGCGTAATTTGGCACAGAAGGAGAAAACGTTGGGCCTGATGTCCGGCAATGCAAATCAAATTATTTTGCTttctgaaaaggaaaaagataaaaacagaaggattaaaaaacacttgagGGAGTAATGTTCGTTTCAACCTggtcaaaaataaatataatatttaaattgaGTTAAATCTGGCGGTTTAACGCtgtcatttattttctaaaccAGGCAGAATCTTTACAAAAgtgaaacatgtttgttttgtcttcgCCTCATTTTCAGCCAAACACCAGCCGGCGCTGGATGGATTAGTTTTGATGGTTTGATGCgtaaagaaaagtgaaaaataaaaatacacgaGCAGCAGACACTTAAAAAATAAGGAGCGTCATAATAACTCCAGTGCACGGAGGCACAGTTTCTCCACTTCACCCAGCCGGTTACATTATTTAACACCAATCAGTCACTTTCCTTCCATTTCCTTAATGGTGCCATTTAAAAGAAGTTGGGCTGAAGGGCAGTGGAGCGTAAAGCCACCAGAAGTTAGCTTCTCCACCTTTTTGCTTTCACAGCAGAAGTTGGCTCTTCTATTGTTTTGAAAGGATTCATCTTTGTCACTTACACACGAATGTTATATATAATTAATGGCATCTAAACGTGTGGTTAAAACGTGCATAACTTGGCGCTTTTATGGAAATATGACTATTTTCCAGTTGGCGTTTCTCTGCGTTGGTCCctggatgtttcttttttttgcgcATTTCTTTATTTAGACTCACATCCACAAGTTGAAAAGATCCAGATCTAATCCCAAATCTTGatattgcttttttttataCTCACCGCTTGTCTCAATAACAAACGCATTCATGGTGGTATATCCCAGGCTTTGCTGTGTGATGGGacagagaagggagaggaggaggacttggggaggtggtgggggggtggggggggtgtctcCGTGAACTTGTCATGTCAAACTTCTGCACCAATGAGGACTCAGCTCCGAGCGATCCCGAGCGTCCATCGGCGAGTGGAGCCAATCGGCGGGGAGAGAAGAGTTTGGAAGTCCAGCCTCCACAGATTTCCACAGATTGAAATGTAAGCCTGTCTCCAGCGCCGTCAGGAAACAGACCGAGACTTTTGTCCCTCTTGTTCCTGATCGCACCAGAACCTTTCCTTGAGGACGCGGCTCTGGACGGAGGACACGCTGGACGCGGAGCAGGATCCACGCAGGGGGCACAATCCGGACACCGTGTTCTTCATTTGCGGTTTCAACACTATGGGTGAGTTCAGTGGCTGGATTTTTCTGCTCTTGGATGCAGCGAATTGTCCAACGTCCTGTAGACAAGCTGGGGAGGGACATGTCGAGGTGTTGTCTGTCTGAGGAACAGGTTAGGTGCTGAGGAACCAGCAGACCGAGACAGAACATGTGCCATTACGCACAGGATTTAGCATCGACTACAGGACGTCCGTGTgaagttcagtgtgtgtgtgtgtgtcagcgatTAGTGGACAAACCAACTTTAAGCTGCACACAACTCACAGTGATAGAGGTTTGTTTAGCTGCGAAGAGATTTCTGGTGATATCACTTAAAATCCAAAAATACGCACCTTTACGCAATGATTTGCAAACTGgattttggatttattttggTTAGAGATAAATCttgtgaatggcaaaaaaaacaacaatgcatGAGAGTTTCACACCTTATTTATTTGACtctatataattatattaattggAAAAAGACCCTATGAACGCGTGGTGATTCAGTGACTCAATCTCTCCTTCTCATGctcttcttgtgtgtgtgtgtgtttgatttggacACCAGAGCCAGCCTTCGGCGAGGTGAACCAGCTCGGCGGTGTCTTCGTCAACGGCAGGCCGCTCCCCAACGCCATCCGGCTCCGGATCGTGGAGCTGGCCCAGCTCGGGATCCGACCCTGTGACATCAGCCGGCAGCTGCGCGTCTCCCACGGCTGCGTCAGCAAGATCCTGGCCCGCTACAACGAGACGGGCTCCATCCTCCCGGGGGCCATCGGAGGCAGCAAGCCGCGGGTCACCACCCCCACCGTGGTCAAGCACATACGGACATACAAGCAGAGGGACCCGGGGATTTTTGCCTGGGAGATCCGGGACAGGCTACTCGCCGACGGGGTGTGCGACAAGTTCAACCTGCCCTCCGTCAGCTCCATCAGCCGGATCCTGCGCAACAAGATCGGGAATCTGTCCCAGCAGAGTCAGTACGAGTCCGGCAAGCAAGGGCCTCACCCGCCGCCTCAACCCACGTTACCCTACAACCACTTATACTCATACCCGACTTCCAAAGTGCCCACCCCCCCCGGCATGCCCACCCTCCCCGGACACATGGCCATGCACAGGATATGGCCCTCCTCGCACTCCGTGACAGATATTCTGGGGATACGGTCGATTACAGAGCAACAAAGTAA
This Limanda limanda chromosome 12, fLimLim1.1, whole genome shotgun sequence DNA region includes the following protein-coding sequences:
- the pax9 gene encoding paired box protein Pax-9, yielding MAPRRLQDTTMNNGDGYWWSVEALHQRAVPGSLDSTTTTRRCTVRAVHLDMDGFGLVCDSRGSSHAWRRRPNLSLRTRLWTEDTLDAEQDPRRGHNPDTVFFICGFNTMEPAFGEVNQLGGVFVNGRPLPNAIRLRIVELAQLGIRPCDISRQLRVSHGCVSKILARYNETGSILPGAIGGSKPRVTTPTVVKHIRTYKQRDPGIFAWEIRDRLLADGVCDKFNLPSVSSISRILRNKIGNLSQQSQYESGKQGPHPPPQPTLPYNHLYSYPTSKVPTPPGMPTLPGHMAMHRIWPSSHSVTDILGIRSITEQQNAEWIAHSEQLCHSAQHPSLPPSHPSVTLHGVQRHHVGLCDRSHMAAGQWQCAISPQL